Genomic window (Nitrospirales bacterium LBB_01):
AGACAGCATCATATCCTCGTTCATTATGACCGATTGAAAACCACCTGCCTCTGTAAAAGCGTCTCGCTTTATGGCAGAACAAACATTTGAAAAGAAAAATGTCTTAATACCAAGCAACCCAATAGAGTCTTTGCTTTTAACCATTCGGGTATCAGGGTAATTAAATGTCCTGCTAAAATATTCAACCGGATTAGCGTCCATTCTGGGAACTTGTCTTGCAAAAGCAGCAGCAGTAAGGGGGTCATCGAGAGGTTTTAAAAGTGCCGCAAAAAGCATGTCGTTAACTGGCATGGCGTCTTGTGTCATAAACATTAAAACTCTGCCTGAGGCCATAGATTCAGCTAAATTGCGGCTGCCTCCGTGGTTAAATTCACTCACTGGGATTACGATAGTTTTACAGCCCAAAGAGTTTGCAATTTCAACCGTATTATCAGAGGATGAGGAGTCTATCACTATGACCTCAGCGCTTACCGGCGTGCCGTCTTCATACTTTTGACTAAAACAAGAGGCGGCTAACTTTCCGATTACTCCTGAAGCATTGATGGTTGGAACTATTACGCTTACATCCATATGTTTCAAAGTCTACCACAAATTTGACAACGGTGACAATATGAATTTTTCTGTAAAATAATGTTAAAATCAGACCAACTAACAGCTGAGACGAAAGTATGGATAAAAATATACCGATAATAGAAAAGTTAAACACTAAGATACTCTCTAACAGTGATTTCCCAGCTATGGGACGCACTGTAGCTCTTGTTAATAAACAAACATCCTCAGAGAGTGACGTCTCGGTGACAGAACTTGCCAACACTATACTGAATGATTACGCTCTTTCCAATAAGCTCCTGAAAATGGTCAACACGGTTTTCTATATTAAGTACCAATTGGATGGTAAAATAAATACAATCTCACGCGCTGTTTATGTTTTAGGGTTTAATCAAGTAAGAAATGCTGCGCTGTCGCTGATGTTATTTGAACATATAAGTAACAAAGCCACAGCATATGATTTGCGAGAGGGAATGGTCATGTCCTTTATGACAGCGCTGATAGCCAGAGAGGTTGCCAAACAAACCGACGTGGAGGATGTTGAGGCGGCTTTTCTTTGCGCCTTTTTTCATGACCTTGGAAAACTGCTCACAATTTTCTATTTGCCTGAAGAGTTTTTGAAAATAAAAGAGATACTGGCAAAGGACCCGTCCTCTGAAGAGGCTGCAGTGCTCTCTGTGCTGGGAACCAAATTTGAAAAAATTGGAGCTCATATTGCAAAGAGCTGGCATTTTTCAGCCGACATAATATACTGTATGGAGACGTCGTCCCAGTCCCAGCACTCTGTCCTTACTCAACTGGATAAACTTCGTTGTTTAACCGGATTTTCTAGTAAAATATGCAGCATCACCTACAGAGCTAACCAAACACCGGAGGTTTGGGCACATTCAATTACCTCGCTTCTGAAAAGTTACAAAGGCTGCATTGACTTAAAAGAGGAGGATGTAATAACTATTCTTGAATCGTCCTTTAAGGAAACACTTGAGTATGCTAAAAACTTTAAATTTGGCATAAATGACAGCAAGTTTCTAAAGCGGCTTTCCTTTTACCTGACACACATGGGTAGCAGCATATCTTGCCCTGAAGAGGTTATAACTAAGGAAAAGCAATATGAAGACATAGGCGGTATTAGCCTGCTTGAAATACACCCCGGGGATGCCGATGACGTCGTTGACGACAACCCTGAGGCAATATTAATGAAAGGGGTTCAGGAAATAGCTAACACTTTACTTGAAAATTATAACTTAAATGATGTGCTTAGAATGATTCTTGAGGTACTGTTTAGAGGCTTTAAGTTTCACAGAGTAATAATTTGTATAAGAAACTCTAAGGACTCTGTTATGGAGGGTAGATTTGGCTTTGGGCCGGATTTAGGTAAAATAGGCAAGAGTTTTAAATTCGCACTAGATAAAGACTCTGATGATGTTTTTAATTTATCGCTTACACAGGGAGTGGATATACTGATTTCAGATATTAGCGATAACAGAATCGTTTCTAAAATTCCGGCATGGTTTACAAACTTAGTGGATGCACAAACATTTGTACTAATACCGATTATCGTACTTAAAACCCCGATTGGCCTTATTTATGCCGAAAAACAGAAAGCCAATGAGATTTCTATAAGTCAGCAACTGCTAAGATTTATAAAAACACTGAGAAACCAGGCTGTCTTAGCCATTAAACAAAGAATGTAGCGAAAAATATTCCCCTTCGCACAACGGCCAGCATTGAGCGAAAACTTCTTACCATATAACAATGACCGCAAGTAGCATTAAATTCAACAGCGGCTACTACAGAGCGTTTCACGACACATGATTATTTTACATACTAATTGTTCCACGTGGAACATCTAAAATTTTCAGTAAAGCATGTTTTCAAAATTGTTCCACGTTGAACAAGAATTGATTACAAGGATCATCGTCGTCCGACAGAAAAATGAACAAAACCATGTTCTGTCAGCTTTTTAGGTTCATAGACATTTCTTAAATCAAAGAAGTATGGACCGGTCATCATAGCTTTAACATTTTTTAGGTCAAGATTTCTGAACTGGTTCCACTCGGTGGTTAGCACGGTAGCGTCTGCCCCCTTGATAGTATCGTAAACGTCTACACCAAAGGTAATGTCAGGAAGTAGTTTTTTCGCATTTTCCATGCCTGCTGGATCGTAAGCACGTATTTTGGCGCCTCTTTTAAGTAGTTCTTTTATTAAATAAATTGCTGGAGCCTCCCTCAAGTCATCCGTGTTAGGTTTAAATGCAAGACCAAGAAATGCCAGTGTTTTATTTTTAACATACCCATCCATTGTATCAATAATTCTATGAAGCATTATGTCACGTTGTTTGTAATTAGCTTTAACTGTTGCAGAAACAACGTCAAGATTAACGCCACTATCCTCAGCAATACTGATAAGTGCACGGGTGTCTTTTGGAAAACATGAGCCGCCAAATCCGGGGCCAGGATGCAAAAACTTCTTACCAATCCTGCCATCCAGGCCCATCGCTCTCGCCACGTCATGAACATTAGCATTGACCTTATCGCAAAGATTTGCAATTTCGTTTATAAAAGATATTTTTGTTGCCAAAAAAGCATTTGCAGCATATTTTATCAACTCGGCTGTCTCTATGTTTGTTATGACAAAAGGTGTTTCAATTAAATAAAGAGGGCCATATAGTTCTTTCATGACAGCTACCGCTCTATCTGATTCGGCTCCTATCACTATTCTGTCCGGTCGCATAAAGTCCTCAATCGCAGCTCCTTCACGCAAAAACTCAGGGTTTGAAACCACGTCGTAGTCAATATTATTATTTATTACAGTTGCTATCAATTCCTTAACTCTTTTGCCGGTGCCTACAGGTACTGTACTTTTTGTGACAATAACCTTATAGTCATTTATGTATTCGGCTATGGATTTGGCGACAGTAAAGACGTGTGATAAGTCTGCTGTGCCGTCTTCATTAGGCGGTGTTCCCACAGCTATAAACACTGCCTGTGAGTTGACAACTGCTTTGGCTATATTAGTGCTGAAATGAAGCCGTCCTTGTTTAACATTTCTGCTTACCAGGTCTTTAAGTCCAGGCTCATAAAAAGGAATCTCTCCATTATCTAATGATTTTATCTTATCGGCGTCCTTATCCACACACGTTACTGTTACACCAAACTCTGAAAAACACGCCCCGGTCACTAACCCTACATAACCGACTCCGATCATTCCTATATGCAATTTTCCTGTACCCCCCTAATCAGTATATTTTTTGAAGTTCAAAACGTATCAGGTCGCTTGTCTTTAATTTGCTTAAAATCATAGCACTTAAATATAGAATATGTTCTGAGAGTTTGTCCACGTTCTGTTGCGTTAAAAATACTCTGTTCACATCTGTCAAAAGACTGCGCTACAACAGGATTAACAGCATTGCCAGTGTCTGTAACGAAAAGAGCGTTAATTCTCACATTGGGATTAAGCACTCTTAATCTTTCTGCTGCATCGTTAATTCCAGGCCACATATCATACTCACTCATTCTGCGTCCTAAAGCAACACAATAAACAACAGGATGTCCGCTAACATAAAAGGCGAGTTCAGCTGTCATCTGATATTTATCAGAAAAAATAAGCACCTCGTCACTTGAGCTTTTAAGCTCAGTACGAGCCTTATCAACAACCTCGCCCAGCACTTTCCAGCCGCGTAATCGTGAGGCCGTGTCTAAGTCAACGGGGAGTCGCAGCACTTGAGGGTAATGACTGACGGCTGTCACTATCAAAGCTACAATCAGGGCTGATTTAACAAATCTCCGAGTATGTTTAAATGTCATCATCCATGGCAGCCCCTCTGTTTTGTATAAATAATACCGGCTGAATGCAATAATGCCTGTAACATAAGCTGTCATTGGCCAGTTTGCTTGTACTTTACCTTGTAAGCTCTTCAAAAGAAAAAATATTAAAACAGGGGCTGAAAACCAAAAAAGAAATCCGTTCTCAGTATTCCGGCTATTCTTATAAAGTTTAATAACTGCTATACACATGAGCACCAAAATTACTGGTGTTACGACACCCAATTGAGAGCCAATAAACTCAAGAAGCCTCAGCGGTGATAATGTAAAGCCATCAGCGAGGTGAGCGTGTCCAGCCGTGTGCCTAAGTGTTACCCAGTTATGCTGGTAATTCCATATAATTACGGGACTAAAAAAAGCGAGACTGATGATTAATGAAATATAGGGTTTTATAGTTTTTAAAATTTTATTTCTGCCGGTAAAGATAAAGAACAGAAAAGTACAGATGTAAAAAAAAGCCATAAGATACTTTGCCGAAATTCCAAGCCCAACACAAACGCCAAGTAAAATCCATCCTCGCTGTTCTTTTACAGCCGCTTTGTATAAAAGATACATGGAAACTATCCAAAAAAACACAAATGGCGGATCTATTGTAAAAACCACTCCGTAAGTTGCAAACAGGGGTATTAGCTGAAAAATTAGGGCTGATGAGATGGCAACAAAATCATTCTTTTCAATTAGCTTTTTTCCACTGTCATTAACACCGTCTGTCCTGTAGATAAGTCTTACTAGTTTGAAAATAAAAACACTGCTTAGAGCAGTAAAGATTACTGCTGGCAGCCGGAGAGCTAAAACATTTACGCCAAACAGATGAGTAAACACATACATCACATACATGACAAACGGGCCCTTTGAGTAATAACTTAGCTCTGGGCGTCTGGAGCAGTCCCAGTACAGAGCCTCATCAGCACTTAAATCAAGCGGTCCGTCTAAAATATAATACACTCTGAATACGCTTATGACTAATAGCGAATAATACAGAATTGTCTCAAATGGTACTTTCTTGTATGACTTTTGCGCTGTCCTATATAACACAATAACGACAGAGGCTATGAAAAGCGCCGAGAAAAAGCCGCTGATTACATCCAGAGGGTAGTGAACTCCGACATAAACTCTTGAAAAAGAAATCAAAGCAGCCATAAATATTGGGTAGATTAACCAGCGTTTACTGATGCGCCCTGCAATAAAATAAACCAGTGATATGGCAAAGGAAAATGAATTTGAAGCGTGCCCAGATGGAAAAGAATACGATTGGGTACATCCAACAAGCAGGTTTACGTCCTGTAGGGCATTGCACGGTCTTATTCGCTCCACAAACAGCTTGAGTGTGTTGGACAGCCAGTCAGTTAGTGCAAAGGTCAAGAGTGGGATTATCAGTATTTCAAGAAATGCCTGTGTGTCAAAAGGCAGCCTCTCTTTTGAATCACGTCTGATTTTAATTACTAAAACGATGATTACATACACGATGAAAAATAAATACCCCTTTGAGGTAATAAAGGGCATAACGGAGTCAAGAAGACTGTTTTTAATGCCGGTGTTTAGCGCATAAAAAATCCTTCTGTCAAGTAATCCAATGTCTGATATACTAAGAACAAAACCCTCCTTGCAGCTAAGCGGCTATATCCATTTCATAGTATAAATATTGGTAAAGTAGTCTTTTCTGTTGATATATCCAGCACGTTTAAGCTCTATGATTATTTCCCGGAAATAAAGCGAGGCAATTATTATAAAAGGCCGTTGTGATATGTCTGTCAGGTTTATTACTTTGTCGTCAGGGCAATAAACGGTAAGTCCTTCTGACAGATATCCCCACTTATTTTTATCGTTGTCAACAAAACCAGTCGGCATTATGTTATAGCGTGATAAGATAGACGTCGTCATTTTCCCTGCTTCCCCTGCGCCCCAGATATAAACAGGCCTCTCTATATTTTTCAACTTTGCTGTCATTTCGTTAATATACATTTCCTGATATTTTTTATGAGCGCGTTCGCTTTCTGTCTGAGGAGTTTTACCCTCCACAGACAAGGCATCAGGCGCAAGCCAATATAACCCCGTATATTCCGGAACACTCATAAGTTCATAGCGGCTGCCTAGTCGCAGGAAAAACTCCTGATCACCGTTAGCAACAAAAGTTTCATCAAAAAACCCTGTACCATCGTGCACAGAGGCTCTCCACATTGGATGCGGTCCAACCATACTAAACTGTAGAAGTTGCTCATACGAATACTCCGGCCAACTAAACTCACTGTGCAAAGAGTGAGATTCAAAACTGTCAGTCGGGTTTTTTGTCCTATATGTATTTCCATAGACAAGAGCAACGTCAGGAAATTGTTCAAGATAGCCGGAAAGTAACTCGTAGGCGTCACATCTCAATCTATCATTTGTGCTCATTGGGGTAATGTACTTGCCTCGCGCAAGTTTCACCATAATATTCCATGCGCTATACACCCCTATGCGGCTTCCTGTTCTTATATAAGTTATATTAGAGTGAATCTTCTGAAACTCCTCCACAACCTTCCTTTCATTTTCCGGCGAGTTCGCATCCAAAACAATTATCTCAAGGTCGTTATAAATAGTCTGGCTGCAAAGGTCTGTTAAACACTGCCGAATAAATCTCTCTGACTTATAGGCCGACACTATAACTGTGACAAGATACTCATAAGGCGATTTATTAAATTTGATTAATTTTATATCTTGTGGTTTCTCATGACTATAGGTTATTTTGAATTGATTCAAATGAAAATGATCCTCAGGGAGTTTCCATAGAGGCACTTTTTTATCAAAACCCCAGACGGATGGCGACTCAAATATTATCTCTGGCTTATTGTTATGAGCTGTTACCTCATCCAATTGCAATCCCGTTGCAACTCCCCAAGAAGGGAGCAGCTTTTGAGCTTTTGGGGTGATTTCTGCCAGCACCTTTTTTATTGTAGAGTTAATCGTCTCAGGAGTTATCCCTGATATGCAGTGAATAGTACCGTATCTGCAATTCAAGTCGCTGCCGTAATTTATACCATATCTGCTGTCCCAGTTGCAGCCATAGCAGTTAAGCGGCAAAGTGACGGCATGAGTTGTGTGATGATATGGCAAAAAACGACCTGGATGCCCTCCGCCAAGCACCACAACGTTTGGAACGTTAAAAGTACATGCCATATGGGCTGCCATTGAATCAACACCAACTAAGAGGGCTGAGTTTTTTATCACAGCAGCCGTTTGTCTGAGTGTAGTCTTATTGATGAGATTAAACACCCGGCCTTTACAGCGCTCCTCTATTTTCTCAGCCATCGGCAGAGCGTCAGAACCGCCTAAAACACAAATATCATAGTCCTCAAGTCCGTCTAATGCTTCATGAAGTCTTTCATAAACTTTATACTTAAACTGCGCCCCAGGAGCAACCACTATCGTTTTTTCCGTCAGTAAATTATATAAATTAAACATCTCCTCACAAAAACTTTCGTCATGCTCAGTCAGCCACAACTGAGGGGTAAGCGGAGGCGTATTTATTGATAGTGCCGTAAGAAATTGTTCGTTACGTCTGAGTTCATTAAGCTTTTTTTCATAAATTTCTATAATTTTAGAGTGTGCAAGATTATTTTTCTCTCTGATACTTACCGAGAGGTGATTTCCGTTATCGCCAAAAAATGCGACCTTCTCTTTAGCAGCACTCTCTATTGTAAAAAAGTCTGAAAGCGGCTCCCTTGAGTACTGTGAATTAAGCGCCACCTCAAGGTTTAGGTCTCGTAAGGACTTAATCACTATGTTTCTGTAAAGTTCGTCATAACCCGCCTTATGTTTATTTATGTCAATAATGTTATCAACATATGGGCAAGTCTCATAGAGTTCTCTTACATGGCTTTGGCATAAAACAGTTATCCTATAGCCCTCATATTTCTTCCTGATTTCTGACAGCATTCCAATAGAGAGCAGTGCATCCCCGATTGAATCTATTCGCACCCACAAAAGACCAGGCGGTATTTGCTTAAATCTGTTTTTATTAAGAACTCTTATTTTCGCAAATGAGTATGAATTAAGGTTACTTATAAAAGCGGTATTTAAAAAGCTCCTCTGTTTTAGGTTTTTAACCACTTCTTTTTGCGCTAATTTTATCTTATCGTAATGAGTTTGTCCTTTTAAAAGTGCGTTAATAAATTTAACCTTTGAAATACTTTCTGGTCTGCCGGCGTGTAAACCGTTAAACTCATTAACTAGTTCAATCAGTTTATCGCCTCGCAAAACAGAAATAGGCACAGTGTCGGCAAGAATGCTAAATATCGTAAAATGGTATCTCCATGAAATTGTAAAACGGCACAGAGACAGCATAGAAATCATCTGTATAGGGGTGTAGTAGGTATTGGGAACAAAAGTGGCGGGGTTTTTCATCAAAGCAATTACAGAAAGAGCAGCTTCCTTATCAAAATACTTTCCTTCTCTGGTCTCATTACAAAAAAAAGCTGTCTGATACCCATGCTTTTCAATTAACTCATCAAGACTTTCAGCCAGTTGTTCTTTAATAAACAGCTCATCTATCCACTTTTCATTGACAACATTGACACCGATAATGGGTTTTGACATATCAATGCCTAAAGAGGAAAGATAATCATTTGCCCACACAGGGTCAAACTCATTCATAGGAGTATGCCAGGCAAGGTCGGCAGCAGTTATGATTTTATCAGAATTTATACCAAGCCCTATTAAAACTCGTCTGCTTCTTTCACTTCTGACTGTCCATGAAGTTATGCCAGAAAACCCCTTATAAAAGAGTCCCTTTGCCGTGTCGCTATAAATCATATCAACGCCGGTTCCGATAGCATATACAGTTATCCCGTGTGTAAAGCAGAAATCGTATTTATCACCCAGCACTCTTAACGGCCAATCGGAACAAAGCATCTCTGTTACAATTGTTGCACCGATTACAAACACACAATCGGCACTAAGACATAGCGCCTGACACGTCTCAGTGTCCGTATAGTCAACAAACTCAAAACGCTCTTGAAATACTTTAAGAGCGGGTTCATTTTTATCCCACACCTCTACAGTTGTTCCATCAGGCAAATTGTAAAGCGATAAGAAGCCAAGCATCATAGCCTCATCGCCTATATTACCGGCTCCAAGACCTGAAAAGGAAACGTGAATTCTTATAGATTTTCCACCTGTGCGTACTTTATCATTGTCATCAGCGTCGAAGTTGTCAAAATTAACTAATGTGTCAAGTGTGATAATCTCTGGGGGCGGCAAAAGAGCATCTCGTGTTTTTTCATAAAGTTCTCTTTCTCTTTTTAGAATCAGCTCAGCCTCTTCATTATATAAGTCTATCCCCTGGCCGCACGTCTTTTGACCAGTGCGCGCCCTAAATCCACTAATAATGGCATCAACGCTGTAAAGACTCGTATGCCGGAAAAACCTTGCCCATAGTTCAAGGTCTCCAGCGTACTTAAGAGAGCTGTCAATGCAGCCGCCTGCATTTTCCCATAGCTCAGACCTCCAGAAAGTTGACTCTTGTTGAATATGAGGAGGGCCGATTTTTCCCTCCAAATAAAATCCTCTGCACCACTTAGGGATGGGGTCAAGTACGCTGGCTAACTTACCGTTTTCTGTCCACACGGTAGGTCTGCCCATTATCCATTGCACATCTTTATTAACTGTGAACACCTTAGCAACAGTCCATAGTGCTCCGGGGTGAAGTTTATCGTCAGAGTTAATCCATCCCATTATCTCACCGTCGGCAAGTTTAAAGCCCTCGTTGATTGCCTCGTACTGTCCACCGTCGGGAGCACTTTGACAGTGGCTTAAGTATTTTTCATACCGGTGTATTATTTCAAGAGAGCCGTCAGTGCTGCCACCATCCATTACTATGTATTGCAAATTGGGATAGCCCGAAGAAATCACAGAAACAATACACTCCTCAAGAAAAGCCGCCTGATTAAACGATGGGGTCACTATTGTTATCCTGGGCAGGCGATGTTTAAAAGCATTACTTGGCTTTAACATGTTGGGATTTTCATAAGCGTTGTCAGATAAGTTTACAATTTCAACATCAGAAACAAATCTATCTATAGCGGCAAACTCTGGAACATCAGGATTTAATGAGCTGTTTTGAAGGTAAACTTTTGGTTTTTGTGAGACGCCATTAATGGATTCTCTTACAGCATAGATAACACTTTTTGGCTCAATATCGTTAATGCAGTAATAGGCGCTGTCCTGGCTGCATCTCCAGTTGCAGCCGTAGCAGTTAAGCGGCAAAGAGACGGTTGAAGTCAGGTTGGAATATGGAAAAAATCTGCCAAAATGGCCTCCACCTATTATTACCACATTTGGCGTGCCTACGGCACAGGCGATGTGTGCTGATGCCGATTCTGAACATATAGCAAGTCTTGCTTTGCGAATAAGGGCGGCAGTTTGTCGTATAGTCGTTTTTGAGATTAGGTTAAAACATGTGCCTGAGAAGTTTTCAGAAAGTCTCTTTCCAATTGCAAGCATATCAGCGCCGCCAGCTATTATAAGTGGGAAATCTTTAAGTCCCTCCATTACTTCAAGGAACCACGGATAAACCCTATACGTACTCTGAGCTGAGGGTAAAATCACAATGGGTTCCTGGTGTTTTAATCCAAAACTCTCAAATACCTCCTCTGTGACCATTTTTTCGTCATCGGTGGCTGTGTATAGATAGGGTTTAAGAGAGTTGACAGTTATCCCTAATGATGAGAGAAAATCCACATAACGTTTAAGTTCAATCTTATGAGATTCCTCCAAAGTGATAAGGTTAGTGTAGAGGGCGTTATTTGCATCCCTTTCAGCTTTCGTTATATTGCAAGTGTTACCGTTAAACCCTGCGGTGTATGTAGCGCCGCTTTGAATTGTGAAAGTGTCTGAGATACTTTCTCTGGAGTATTGACTGTTGAAGGCAAAAAGCGGTTTAAGCTCACGTATGGCAGAAATAATACAGTCAACATATGGCTTATAATTGATACGATTTTTATCAAAGGTAATAATATGATTTACATAAGGGCAGGTTTCATACAGCTCACGTATGTGATTTTGACAAAGCACAGCTATTTTTACTTGCGGGTACGCTTTCTTTATCTCATCAAGCATGGGATGCGACAACAGAGCATCACCGATTGAGTCAGTTCTGACCCACAGGATGTATTCGTCGTGCGCATTTTCTAATGCCTGAACTAAATTCAAAATTCTCTCCCTATGGCGTGAAAAGAACTATACACAAACCAAAGTCCTCCTCTGACGCCTTAATAAATTCAAACCTGGGGTCTGTTTTCATGTAAAGATAACTGCTGTAATGTTTAACGTGAAAACAATTGTTTAACGCTATTACACAAGGCGCAAGGATACGTTTAACCAGGTACTCAAACTCCACAAACCCAATATGCGCCGCACTGTCAAGGAGCACAAAGTCAGGCATATAAGAAAATTCAGAAAGACACTTTCCCAGCAAATCATCCACAAGTTCTGGGAAATCGGTTTCCTTAAAATATCGCTCCGACCTTTGAGTCTCATCATAATCAACAAATATACCTGAGTAGTGCAGGTTTTTAACAAATTTATCTTCTATTTGCTCTTTTGAAAGGAGCGCAGCTTTTGGCACTGAGAGTCCATTTAAGAGTTTAACTCTGTCTATAAGGCTGCATTCAGTAAGATGTAACAAGGCTGAATTGTAATATTCAGGATTTACCTCAATAGAGTAAAACACGGCTTCATCCAGTCCACAGTCTTTAATAGCCGATGCAATAATCGCAGTTGAACCTCGTCCCAGATACGTGCCAGTTTCAATTATTTTCTTAGGACGATACCTACTAATCACATCCGTTATGGCAGCTGCAAAGTCTGGATTTGTTATTGACGTTGCAGCATCACCGGTGGTGTTATCTGTCAATTGGACATTTGCAGGGTTAGAGGGTTTTGAAAACCACACCTTTATTGGAATCCTTGTAAGACCGTGAAAGGGGAGCATCTCAACGGGGTCATGAGTTACTGTGATAGGCCCAAGGGAATCCACTCTGTCGTGGCTAAAAGCCACGTCAATAGAGTTGTGAGTCAGCTCTGAAATCCCAGCCCCAAAGGTGTATTCACCCGGTTTTATAGTAAACTGTAATTCAATGCAAACAACACAGGTAGTGCCGCGGTCCATATCTGGCAGACGCATCCCGAGCTGTCTTGGTCCTCCGCCAAAGATGAAATTTCCCATCCTGTCAAACAATGTAACTGCCACATTTATATCAGTGACCGGTTCTTTGATTTTAATTAGAAAGTTAAACATAAGCGAGCTCATCATATCAACGACAAGTGTATCAATTCCGTCACCGTTTGTAACTCTAAGGGCAATTATCTCAGCACCCCCTCCGACGCCATGCCGCGGAGCACACTCAGGGATAACGCTGTGAGCAATAATTTCCTCCTCAGTCATAAGCCCCGGTGATGATTGAGAGACAGGTTTGACAGAGTGTTTTTTAGCAGAGCGTTTTTGGTCATGAGTTCCGGTATAACGGCTAACTGCCTCAACAGCTTGCCCGATGTATTCAACCTCTCCGTTTTTCAGAAGCACCGCCCTGTCACAGAGCTTTCTTATAGCCTCAAGGTCATGCGATACAAAAAGACAAGTTGTGCCTGCCGCTATTATTTCCCTTATCGTGTTAAAGCATTTCTGCTGAAAAAAGATGTCGCCTACTCCAAGTGCCTCATCCACAACCAGTATATCCGGTTTAACATTAACGGCACATGCAAACGCCACGCGTATAAACATTCCGCTTGAGTATATCTTCATGGGCTGGTCTATAAATTCGCCAATATCTGCGTATCGTTCGATGCCCTCCATCCGCTCATCCATTTCAGCTTTGTTATACCCCATAAGAGCACCGTTCATATAGACATTGGCGCGCCCTGAAAACTCCGGGTTAAATCCGGCGCCAAGTTCTAGGAGAGCAGAGATTCGCCCATTAGCCAACACCTGACCCTCGGTTGGTCTTATTATGCTGCAAATTATCTGAAGGAGTGTGCTTTTACCTGAGCCGTTTCTGCCTAAAATCCCTAACGCTTCGCCCTTTCCTACCTCAAAACATACGTTTTTTAAAGACCAAAACTCATGATGATAT
Coding sequences:
- a CDS encoding phosphatase PAP2 family protein, with amino-acid sequence MYVIIVLVIKIRRDSKERLPFDTQAFLEILIIPLLTFALTDWLSNTLKLFVERIRPCNALQDVNLLVGCTQSYSFPSGHASNSFSFAISLVYFIAGRISKRWLIYPIFMAALISFSRVYVGVHYPLDVISGFFSALFIASVVIVLYRTAQKSYKKVPFETILYYSLLVISVFRVYYILDGPLDLSADEALYWDCSRRPELSYYSKGPFVMYVMYVFTHLFGVNVLALRLPAVIFTALSSVFIFKLVRLIYRTDGVNDSGKKLIEKNDFVAISSALIFQLIPLFATYGVVFTIDPPFVFFWIVSMYLLYKAAVKEQRGWILLGVCVGLGISAKYLMAFFYICTFLFFIFTGRNKILKTIKPYISLIISLAFFSPVIIWNYQHNWVTLRHTAGHAHLADGFTLSPLRLLEFIGSQLGVVTPVILVLMCIAVIKLYKNSRNTENGFLFWFSAPVLIFFLLKSLQGKVQANWPMTAYVTGIIAFSRYYLYKTEGLPWMMTFKHTRRFVKSALIVALIVTAVSHYPQVLRLPVDLDTASRLRGWKVLGEVVDKARTELKSSSDEVLIFSDKYQMTAELAFYVSGHPVVYCVALGRRMSEYDMWPGINDAAERLRVLNPNVRINALFVTDTGNAVNPVVAQSFDRCEQSIFNATERGQTLRTYSIFKCYDFKQIKDKRPDTF
- a CDS encoding glycosyltransferase family 2 protein, giving the protein MDVSVIVPTINASGVIGKLAASCFSQKYEDGTPVSAEVIVIDSSSSDNTVEIANSLGCKTIVIPVSEFNHGGSRNLAESMASGRVLMFMTQDAMPVNDMLFAALLKPLDDPLTAAAFARQVPRMDANPVEYFSRTFNYPDTRMVKSKDSIGLLGIKTFFFSNVCSAIKRDAFTEAGGFQSVIMNEDMMLSSKLILSDYKVVYEPLAIVYHSHNFSLIKQFKRHFDIGVSLKENNLLNYVRPDGEGLRYFVSGVRHFLNDNQRPTHKFFWLMYFVLQTIFRFIGYSAGIRYDKISKPLRKRLSGHPSYFK
- a CDS encoding HDOD domain-containing protein, which produces MDKNIPIIEKLNTKILSNSDFPAMGRTVALVNKQTSSESDVSVTELANTILNDYALSNKLLKMVNTVFYIKYQLDGKINTISRAVYVLGFNQVRNAALSLMLFEHISNKATAYDLREGMVMSFMTALIAREVAKQTDVEDVEAAFLCAFFHDLGKLLTIFYLPEEFLKIKEILAKDPSSEEAAVLSVLGTKFEKIGAHIAKSWHFSADIIYCMETSSQSQHSVLTQLDKLRCLTGFSSKICSITYRANQTPEVWAHSITSLLKSYKGCIDLKEEDVITILESSFKETLEYAKNFKFGINDSKFLKRLSFYLTHMGSSISCPEEVITKEKQYEDIGGISLLEIHPGDADDVVDDNPEAILMKGVQEIANTLLENYNLNDVLRMILEVLFRGFKFHRVIICIRNSKDSVMEGRFGFGPDLGKIGKSFKFALDKDSDDVFNLSLTQGVDILISDISDNRIVSKIPAWFTNLVDAQTFVLIPIIVLKTPIGLIYAEKQKANEISISQQLLRFIKTLRNQAVLAIKQRM
- a CDS encoding UDP-glucose/GDP-mannose dehydrogenase family protein, giving the protein MHIGMIGVGYVGLVTGACFSEFGVTVTCVDKDADKIKSLDNGEIPFYEPGLKDLVSRNVKQGRLHFSTNIAKAVVNSQAVFIAVGTPPNEDGTADLSHVFTVAKSIAEYINDYKVIVTKSTVPVGTGKRVKELIATVINNNIDYDVVSNPEFLREGAAIEDFMRPDRIVIGAESDRAVAVMKELYGPLYLIETPFVITNIETAELIKYAANAFLATKISFINEIANLCDKVNANVHDVARAMGLDGRIGKKFLHPGPGFGGSCFPKDTRALISIAEDSGVNLDVVSATVKANYKQRDIMLHRIIDTMDGYVKNKTLAFLGLAFKPNTDDLREAPAIYLIKELLKRGAKIRAYDPAGMENAKKLLPDITFGVDVYDTIKGADATVLTTEWNQFRNLDLKNVKAMMTGPYFFDLRNVYEPKKLTEHGFVHFSVGRR